From the genome of Mesorhizobium japonicum MAFF 303099, one region includes:
- a CDS encoding carnitinyl-CoA dehydratase, which yields MSDVISTRREGSILEVTLDRPKANAIDLKTSRLMGQTFKAFRDDPELRVAIVKTSGDKFFCAGWDLKAAAGGDAVDGDYGVGGFAGLQELRDLNKPVIACVNGMAVGGGFELALSCDLIYASDHSSFALPEIRAGTLADAATIKLPKRIPYHVAMDLLLTGRWMDVAEAHRWGLVNEVLPKEKLEDRVWEIARLLASGPPLVFAAIKETARVAEALTFQDAMNRVTRRQLATVDALYGSEDNMEGFRAFAEKRDPVWKGK from the coding sequence ATGTCTGACGTCATTTCGACCCGCCGCGAAGGCTCGATTCTCGAGGTCACGCTCGACCGGCCCAAGGCCAACGCCATCGACCTGAAGACCTCGCGGCTGATGGGGCAAACCTTCAAGGCGTTCCGCGACGATCCGGAACTGCGCGTCGCCATCGTCAAGACATCAGGCGACAAGTTCTTCTGCGCCGGCTGGGACCTGAAGGCCGCCGCCGGCGGCGACGCGGTCGACGGCGACTACGGCGTCGGCGGCTTCGCCGGCCTGCAGGAATTGCGCGACTTGAACAAGCCGGTCATCGCTTGCGTAAACGGCATGGCGGTGGGCGGCGGCTTCGAACTGGCGCTGTCCTGCGATCTCATCTACGCCTCCGACCACTCCTCCTTCGCGCTGCCCGAAATTCGCGCCGGCACGCTGGCCGACGCGGCGACGATCAAGCTGCCGAAGCGCATTCCCTACCATGTCGCCATGGACCTCCTGCTCACCGGCCGCTGGATGGATGTCGCGGAGGCACATCGCTGGGGCCTGGTCAACGAGGTGCTGCCCAAGGAAAAGCTCGAGGACCGCGTCTGGGAGATCGCCCGCCTGCTCGCCAGCGGCCCGCCGCTGGTCTTTGCCGCGATCAAGGAGACCGCGCGGGTGGCCGAAGCGCTGACCTTCCAGGACGCCATGAACAGGGTAACGCGCCGCCAGTTGGCGACGGTCGATGCGCTCTACGGCTCCGAGGACAATATGGAAGGGTTCCGCGCCTTCGCCGAAAAGCGCGATCCGGTGTGGAAGGGAAAGTGA
- a CDS encoding FAD-binding dehydrogenase: MADDADVIIVGAGLAGLVAAAELAEAGKKVIIVDQEPEQSLGGQAFWSFGGLFLVDSPEQRRMRIRDSHDLALEDWMGTAAFDRPEDFWPRKWAEAYVGFAAGEKRSWLIERGLKFFPVVGWAERGGGNAIGHGNSVPRFHITWGTGPGVLEPFVQRVREAQKRGLISFKFRHRVNELTRAGDVVTGVRGDVLEPSTVERGHKSSRDISGDFELHAQAVIVASGGIGGNHRLVRENWPKRLGTAPKRMITGVPDHVDGRMLAITEQAGGSIINRDRMWHYVEGIRNWAPIWTEHAIRILPGPSSLWLDARGKRLPVPLYPGFDTLGTLSHIMSTGFDYSWFILTRKIIQKEFALSGSEQNPDLTGKSWRQVLGRATSGIPGPVKAFMEKGEDFIVEADLSKLVARMNALAGGEPLLEVAQVEREIRARDRQLDNPFSKDMQITALRGARAYLGDKLIRTAKPHKMLDPANGPLIAVRLNILTRKTLGGLQTDLDSRVLGADGQPVPGLYAVGEAAGFGGGGVHGYAALEGTFLGGCIFSGRSAGRAAGRSVA, translated from the coding sequence ATGGCTGACGATGCGGACGTGATCATTGTCGGCGCGGGCCTGGCCGGGTTGGTTGCCGCCGCCGAGCTTGCCGAGGCCGGCAAGAAGGTCATCATCGTCGACCAGGAGCCGGAGCAGTCGCTGGGCGGCCAGGCGTTCTGGTCGTTCGGCGGGCTTTTCCTGGTGGATTCGCCCGAGCAGCGGCGCATGCGCATCCGCGATTCACATGATCTGGCGCTCGAGGACTGGATGGGCACCGCCGCTTTCGACCGGCCGGAGGATTTCTGGCCGCGCAAATGGGCGGAAGCCTATGTCGGCTTTGCCGCCGGCGAGAAACGCTCCTGGCTAATCGAGCGCGGCCTGAAATTCTTTCCCGTGGTCGGCTGGGCCGAGCGCGGCGGCGGCAATGCCATCGGCCACGGCAATTCTGTACCGCGCTTCCACATCACCTGGGGCACCGGCCCCGGCGTTCTCGAGCCTTTCGTGCAGCGCGTGCGCGAGGCGCAGAAGCGCGGATTGATCAGCTTCAAGTTCCGCCACCGGGTCAACGAATTGACGCGGGCGGGTGACGTCGTGACCGGTGTGCGCGGCGATGTCCTTGAGCCGAGCACGGTCGAGCGTGGCCACAAGAGCTCGCGCGACATATCTGGCGATTTCGAGCTGCATGCGCAAGCGGTGATCGTCGCCTCCGGCGGCATCGGCGGCAACCATCGACTGGTGCGGGAAAACTGGCCAAAGCGCCTTGGTACGGCGCCCAAGCGCATGATCACCGGCGTGCCCGACCATGTCGACGGCCGCATGCTGGCCATCACGGAACAGGCCGGCGGTTCGATCATCAACCGTGACCGCATGTGGCACTATGTCGAGGGCATCAGGAACTGGGCGCCGATCTGGACCGAACACGCGATCCGCATCCTGCCCGGCCCTTCGTCACTGTGGCTCGATGCCAGGGGAAAACGCCTGCCGGTGCCGCTCTATCCCGGTTTCGACACGCTGGGCACGCTCAGCCACATCATGAGCACCGGCTTCGACTATTCCTGGTTCATCCTGACCAGGAAGATCATCCAGAAGGAGTTCGCGCTGTCGGGCTCCGAACAGAATCCGGACCTGACCGGCAAGAGCTGGCGCCAGGTGCTCGGCCGCGCCACGTCGGGCATTCCGGGTCCGGTGAAGGCCTTCATGGAGAAGGGCGAGGACTTTATTGTCGAGGCCGACCTTTCGAAGCTGGTGGCGCGCATGAACGCGCTGGCCGGCGGCGAGCCGCTGCTTGAAGTCGCGCAGGTGGAACGCGAGATCCGCGCCCGCGATCGCCAGCTCGACAATCCGTTTTCCAAGGACATGCAGATCACCGCGCTGCGCGGCGCCCGCGCCTATCTCGGCGACAAGCTCATCCGTACGGCCAAGCCGCACAAGATGCTCGATCCAGCAAACGGCCCGCTGATCGCGGTGCGCCTCAACATCCTGACCCGCAAGACGCTGGGCGGCCTGCAGACCGATCTCGACAGCCGCGTGCTGGGCGCCGATGGCCAGCCGGTACCGGGGCTCTATGCCGTTGGCGAGGCCGCCGGTTTCGGCGGCGGCGGCGTGCATGGCTATGCGGCGCTGGAAGGCACCTTCCTCGGCGGCTGCATCTTCTCCGGCCGCAGCGCCGGCCGAGCGGCGGGACGCTCGGTGGCGTGA
- a CDS encoding alpha/beta hydrolase: MTDYTKLIDAETWAFIERTNSYYPPDTIDYTITQQREIYDRMCREFFAGYPQGVTVETSAIATPTHDIPIRIYRSAPQPAATVLCIHGGGFMLGGLDSHDDVCAELCARTGYEVVSVDYRLAPEHLHPAAFDDAMTAFAWVASTRDRPILLCGDSAGGNLCAAVSHATRGHVKRPVGQVLIYPGLGGDRSKDSYVTHAEAPMLTMRDLEFYKHIRTGGQDRSGDATLAPLADTDFANLPPTVLVTAQCDPLSSDGETYRDRIIAAGGRATWFEEPGLVHGYLRARHTVGRARESFTRIVGAAAALGQGAWLW; encoded by the coding sequence ATGACCGACTACACAAAACTCATCGATGCCGAGACCTGGGCCTTCATCGAGCGGACCAATTCCTATTATCCGCCCGACACGATCGACTACACGATCACCCAGCAGCGCGAGATCTACGACCGCATGTGCCGGGAGTTCTTTGCCGGCTATCCCCAGGGCGTGACGGTCGAAACCTCGGCCATTGCCACGCCCACGCACGATATCCCGATCCGTATCTACCGAAGCGCCCCGCAACCGGCGGCGACGGTGCTCTGCATCCATGGCGGCGGCTTCATGCTTGGCGGGCTGGACAGCCATGACGACGTCTGCGCCGAGCTTTGCGCCCGCACCGGCTACGAAGTTGTCTCGGTCGACTATCGGCTGGCGCCGGAGCATTTGCATCCTGCCGCCTTCGACGACGCGATGACCGCCTTCGCATGGGTTGCATCCACCCGCGATCGCCCCATCCTGCTCTGCGGCGACAGCGCCGGCGGCAATCTCTGCGCCGCCGTCAGCCACGCCACGCGCGGCCACGTGAAACGGCCGGTCGGTCAGGTGCTGATCTATCCCGGTCTCGGCGGCGACCGCTCGAAGGACTCCTATGTCACGCATGCCGAAGCACCGATGCTGACCATGCGCGATCTTGAATTCTACAAGCACATTCGCACCGGCGGGCAGGATCGCAGCGGCGATGCCACACTGGCGCCGCTGGCCGACACCGACTTCGCCAACCTGCCGCCGACCGTGCTGGTCACCGCGCAGTGCGACCCGCTGTCTTCAGACGGCGAGACCTATCGCGACCGCATCATCGCGGCGGGCGGGAGAGCCACCTGGTTCGAGGAACCGGGCCTGGTGCATGGCTATCTCAGGGCCCGGCACACGGTCGGCCGCGCCCGCGAAAGTTTCACACGGATCGTCGGCGCGGCGGCCGCGCTTGGGCAGGGCGCCTGGCTCTGGTAA
- a CDS encoding Gfo/Idh/MocA family protein: MFRWGVLSTAKIGREQLLPAIVEAENGVLSAIASRDLSKARALAERFGARFAFGSYEELLASKDIDGVYIPLPTSQHVEWTAKAIEAGKHVLVEKPLALDAKDILPLIKLRDAKKVLVCEAFMVIYHPQWIKVRDLIASGAIGRLRHVQGAFSYYNVDPNNMRNQLDLGGGALPDIGVYPTVSTRFSTGKEPSRVQATIERDKKFGTDIYSSIRADFGDFELSFYLSTQMAARQVMVFHGEKGFIEVFSPFNAGLYDHHRVELHNQNHTEAQVFRFPGTQQYRLEVETFARAAQGGKERVFTLEESVLNQKVIDAIFRAGGKDGWEAV, from the coding sequence ATGTTCCGATGGGGTGTGTTGTCGACGGCCAAGATCGGTCGCGAGCAGTTGTTGCCGGCAATCGTCGAGGCGGAGAACGGCGTGCTGTCGGCGATCGCCAGCCGCGACCTGTCGAAAGCCAGGGCCCTGGCCGAGCGTTTCGGCGCCCGCTTTGCGTTCGGATCGTACGAGGAACTGCTGGCCTCCAAGGACATTGACGGCGTCTATATCCCGCTGCCGACATCGCAGCATGTCGAATGGACGGCGAAGGCCATCGAGGCGGGAAAACATGTGCTGGTCGAGAAGCCCCTCGCGCTCGACGCCAAGGACATCCTCCCCCTCATCAAGCTGCGCGATGCCAAGAAGGTGCTGGTTTGCGAAGCCTTCATGGTGATCTACCACCCGCAATGGATCAAGGTGCGCGATCTCATCGCCAGCGGCGCCATCGGCCGGCTGCGCCATGTGCAGGGCGCGTTCTCCTACTACAATGTCGATCCCAACAACATGCGCAACCAGCTCGATCTCGGCGGCGGTGCACTGCCCGACATCGGCGTTTACCCCACCGTTTCGACGCGGTTTTCGACCGGCAAGGAGCCTAGCCGTGTGCAGGCGACGATCGAGCGCGACAAGAAATTCGGCACCGACATCTACTCCTCGATCCGCGCCGATTTCGGCGATTTCGAACTGTCCTTCTATTTGTCGACGCAGATGGCGGCGCGCCAGGTGATGGTGTTCCACGGCGAGAAGGGTTTCATCGAGGTCTTCTCGCCGTTCAATGCCGGGCTTTACGATCATCACCGCGTCGAACTGCACAACCAGAACCACACCGAGGCGCAGGTGTTCCGCTTCCCCGGCACGCAGCAGTACCGGCTGGAGGTCGAGACTTTCGCGCGGGCGGCACAGGGCGGCAAGGAGCGTGTCTTCACGCTGGAGGAATCCGTGCTCAACCAGAAGGTCATCGACGCCATCTTCCGCGCCGGCGGCAAGGACGGTTGGGAGGCCGTTTAA
- a CDS encoding acetate--CoA ligase family protein gives MHKLERLLRPKSIAVFGGVQAAAVVAQSIKMGFAGEIWPVHPTKDEVAGRKAYRSVADLPGAPDAAFVGVNRHLTIEVVKALAERGAGGAVCFAAGFLETEAYDDDGERLQAELVAAAGEMPIIGPNCYGLINYADGALLWPDQHGGIRLEEGGKGAAIITQSSNIAINMTMQKRGLPIAFLMTAGNQAQTGLSEMALGLIEDDRVTSLGLHIEAFDSVAGFERLAARARELRKPIIAMKVGRSEQARQATVSHTASLAGSDAASGAFLRRLGIARVDSIPAFIEALKLLHITGPLPGYRLSSMSCSGGEASVMADSAEGRWVNFPVLTEKHRAHVKSTLGPLVAVANPLDYHTFIWNNEPAMTATFTAMVSGGFDLNMLVLDFPRPDRCSVTDWWATLRAFESALKTNEAHGAIVSSLPENLPEEYTAELMARGMVPLFGISEAMDAAGAAAFIGWAWAEPQAQPVDTSAAGAAGGGHVTPDEAEAKARLIKAGLPVPKGERAGNAVEAVISSMALGFPVALKALGVTHKSEVGAVRLNLKDAESVSTAAHDLLPLGTGLYVERMVRDGVAELIVGFTRDPMFGAVMTLGTGGVLVELLRDSVTLMLPATRDDIEAALRGLKLFPLLEGYRGRPKADVAAAIDAIAGIADFVQKNAGEIEELDINPLIVCVEGKGAWIADALLVLGENKNV, from the coding sequence ATGCATAAACTTGAACGCCTCCTGCGCCCGAAATCGATCGCCGTCTTCGGTGGCGTGCAGGCCGCCGCCGTCGTCGCGCAATCGATCAAGATGGGTTTTGCTGGCGAGATCTGGCCGGTGCACCCGACCAAGGACGAGGTTGCCGGACGCAAGGCCTACCGGTCCGTCGCCGATCTGCCCGGCGCGCCGGATGCCGCCTTTGTCGGCGTCAACCGGCATCTGACCATCGAGGTCGTCAAGGCGCTGGCCGAACGCGGCGCCGGCGGCGCCGTCTGCTTTGCCGCCGGCTTCCTCGAGACCGAGGCCTATGACGATGACGGCGAGCGGCTGCAGGCCGAACTGGTTGCCGCGGCTGGCGAGATGCCGATCATCGGGCCGAACTGCTATGGTCTGATCAACTATGCCGACGGCGCGCTTTTGTGGCCCGACCAGCATGGCGGCATCCGGCTGGAAGAGGGCGGCAAGGGCGCCGCCATCATCACGCAGTCGTCCAACATCGCCATCAACATGACGATGCAGAAGCGCGGCCTGCCGATCGCCTTCCTGATGACCGCCGGCAACCAGGCGCAGACCGGCCTCTCCGAAATGGCGCTCGGCCTGATCGAGGATGATCGCGTCACCTCACTCGGCTTGCACATCGAGGCTTTCGATTCGGTAGCCGGCTTCGAGCGACTGGCGGCACGGGCGCGAGAGCTAAGAAAACCGATCATCGCCATGAAGGTCGGCCGCTCCGAACAGGCACGGCAGGCCACCGTGTCGCACACCGCCTCGCTGGCCGGCTCGGACGCGGCCTCGGGCGCTTTCCTGAGGCGACTCGGCATTGCGCGCGTCGATTCCATCCCCGCCTTCATCGAGGCGCTGAAGCTGCTGCACATCACCGGGCCGCTGCCCGGCTATCGCCTGTCGTCGATGAGCTGTTCGGGCGGCGAAGCTTCCGTCATGGCCGACAGCGCCGAAGGGCGCTGGGTGAACTTCCCGGTTCTGACGGAAAAACATCGCGCCCATGTCAAGTCGACGCTCGGGCCGCTGGTCGCGGTGGCCAACCCGTTGGACTACCACACCTTCATCTGGAACAACGAGCCGGCGATGACCGCCACCTTCACCGCCATGGTGTCGGGCGGCTTCGACCTGAACATGCTGGTGCTCGACTTTCCGCGCCCCGACCGCTGCTCGGTCACCGACTGGTGGGCGACGCTGCGCGCCTTCGAATCGGCGCTGAAGACCAACGAGGCACATGGCGCGATCGTCTCCTCGCTGCCGGAGAACCTGCCCGAGGAATACACCGCAGAGCTGATGGCGCGCGGCATGGTGCCGTTGTTCGGCATTTCCGAGGCCATGGATGCCGCAGGCGCGGCAGCCTTCATCGGCTGGGCATGGGCTGAACCGCAGGCGCAGCCGGTCGACACATCCGCTGCCGGCGCCGCCGGCGGCGGGCATGTCACGCCCGACGAGGCCGAAGCCAAGGCGCGGCTGATCAAGGCCGGGCTTCCCGTGCCCAAGGGCGAGCGCGCCGGCAATGCGGTCGAGGCGGTGATTTCCTCGATGGCGCTCGGCTTTCCCGTTGCCCTGAAGGCGCTGGGCGTCACCCATAAATCCGAGGTCGGCGCTGTCCGGCTCAACCTCAAGGACGCCGAATCCGTCAGCACGGCGGCGCATGATCTGCTGCCGCTCGGCACTGGCCTCTATGTCGAGCGCATGGTGCGCGACGGCGTCGCTGAACTGATCGTCGGCTTCACCAGGGATCCGATGTTCGGTGCAGTCATGACGCTGGGCACTGGCGGCGTACTGGTCGAATTGCTGCGCGACAGCGTCACCTTGATGCTGCCGGCGACCCGCGACGACATCGAGGCGGCTTTGCGCGGCCTGAAGCTGTTCCCGCTGCTCGAAGGCTATCGCGGCCGGCCGAAGGCCGATGTCGCGGCCGCCATCGATGCTATCGCGGGCATTGCCGACTTCGTGCAGAAGAATGCCGGCGAGATCGAGGAACTCGACATCAATCCGCTGATCGTCTGCGTCGAAGGCAAGGGTGCCTGGATCGCCGACGCGCTGCTGGTGCTCGGAGAAAACAAGAATGTCTGA